The following proteins are co-located in the Apium graveolens cultivar Ventura chromosome 5, ASM990537v1, whole genome shotgun sequence genome:
- the LOC141725150 gene encoding oxysterol-binding protein-related protein 1D, with protein sequence MNPLCCIAPVSIDRDRSDNPVVVKAHSQLGLERNVRLGLNQVSSVISGVDFSDSNCEIEESDVFRESCKSVGGILYKWVNYGKGWRPRWFVLSEDGVLSYYKIHGPDKICVMGSLRGGKWGGKVIGDDSLRYIKRKSSETYRIGNGGGGVGGNKQWKPFGEIHLKVSSVRASKSDDKRLSIFTGTKTLHLRCVSREDRASWIEALLAAKGQFPRLLTSSDLMPSEDIVVSTERLRTRLVQEDIGEAVIKDCESIMLNEVSVLQYQLKDLQLKHIMLLDTLRQLETEKIELETTVIDETKERDSCCGQNRRFSDFYSIMSEGSATDSDVDNESRYGVDVETDEEDGTYFDTNDFLSCESLRSASYRSRDGRGNGCSSLTCEAESFFSDRLRDVGPVKAVDYPYVKRRDNLPEPKEKEKPVGLWSIIKDNIGKDLSGVCLPVYFNEPLSSLQKCFEDLEYSYLVDRALEWGKQGNELMRVLNVAAFAVSGYASTEGRQCKPFNPLLGETYEADYPDKGLRFFSEKVSHHPMVVACHCEGRNWKFWADSNLKGKFWGRSIQLDPVGVLTLQFDDGETFEWSKVTTSIYNIILGKIYCDHYGTMRIKGSVNYSCKLKFKEQSIIDRNPHQVHGFVQDNRTGEKVAMLFGKWDEAMYYVLGDPTTKPKGYDPGTEAVLLWERDKSITKTRYNLTPFAISLNEVTPGLLEKLPPTDSRLRPDQRHLENGEYELANAEKLRLEQLQRQARKLQERGWQPRWFRKDEEGCYRYVGGYWEARKKANWEEIPDIFGQTIDLPPSTVDE encoded by the exons ATGAATCCCTTGTGCTGCATTGCTCCGGTGTCGATTGATCGAGATCGGAGTGATAATCCGGTGGTAGTGAAGGCGCATTCGCAATTAGGATTGGAGAGGAATGTGAGATTAGGGTTGAATCAGGTTTCGTCGGTGATTAGTGGTGTGGATTTTAGTGATTCCAATTGCGAGATTGAGGAGAGTGATGTGTTTAGGGAGAGTTGTAAGAGCGTGGGAGGGATTTTGTATAAATGGGTCAATTATGGGAAAGGCTGGAGGCCTAGGTGGTTTGTGTTGAGTGAGGATGGAGTGTTGTCGTATTATAAAATTCACGGTCCTGATAAAATTTGTGTTATGGGGAGCTTGAGGGGAGGGAAATGGGGTGGGAAGGTCATTGGGGATGATTCTTTGAGATATATTAAGAGGAAATCTAGTGAAACTTATAGAATTGGGAATGGTGGCGGTGGTGTTGGTGGTAATAAGCAGTGGAAACCGTTCGGGGAGATACATTTGAAG GTTTCTTCAGTGCGTGCTAGCAAGTCCGATGATAAAAGGTTGAGTATATTTACTGGAACGAAAACTCTACATTTACGTTGTGTATCTAGAGAGGATAGAGCTTCATGGATTGAAGCTCTTTTGGCTGCTAAAGGTCAGTTTCCTAGACTGCTGACAAGCAGTGATCTTATGCCTTCTGAAGATATTGTTGTTTCTACGGAGAGGCTACGAACAAGATTAGTGCAGGAAGACATTGGTGAGGCTGTTATAAAAGATTGCGAGTCTATTATGCTCAATGAAGTATCCGTGCTACAATATCAGTTAAAGGATCTTCAACTTAAGCATATTATGCTGCTTGATACACTCAGGCAACTAGAG ACTGAAAAAATTGAGCTGGAGACAACTGTTATTGATGAAACCAAGGAACGAGATTCATGTTGTGGACAGAACAGGAGATTTAGTG ATTTCTATTCCATCATGTCAGAGGGCAGTGCCACTGATTCAGATGTAGATAATGAAAGTCGATATGGAGTTGATGTCGAAACAGATGAAGAAGACGGGACTTATTTTGATACCAATGACTTTTTGTCCTGTGAATCTCTAAGAAGTGCTTCATATCGAAGTAGAGATGGTAGAGGAAATGGTTGTAGTTCTTTGACATGTGAAGCAGAGTCTTTCTTTTCTGACCGCTTGAGAGATGTTGGACCAGTAAAGGCTGTAGATTATCCCTACGTAAAAAGAAGGGACAATTTGCCAGAAcccaaggagaaagagaagccAGTTGGTCTATGGTCAATAATCAAGGATAATATTGGGAAGGACTTGTCTGGAGTCTGCCTCCCTGTTTACTTTAATGAGCCCCTATCTTCGCTGCAAAAatgctttgaagatttggagtaCTCGTACTTGGTTGATCGGGCACTGGAATGGGGAAAGCAG GGTAATGAGTTGATGAGAGTTCTTAATGTTGCAGCTTTTGCTGTATCTGGCTATGCTTCAACAGAAGGTCGTCAGTGCAAACCCTTTAATCCTCTTCTTGGGGAGACCTATGAGGCTGACTATCCAGATAAGGGACTGCGATTCTTCTCAGAGAAA GTGAGTCACCACCCGATGGTTGTTGCTTGCCACTGTGAAGGCAGAAACTGGAAATTTTGGGCTGATTCGAACCTCAAAGGCAAGTTTTGGGGGCGTTCTATTCAACTAGATCCTGTAGGAGTGCTTACACTACAATTTGATGATGGAGAAACTTTTGAATGGAGCAAAGTCACAACTTCTATTTACAATATCATACTGGGTAAAATCTATTGTGACCACTATGGCACAATGCGTATAAAAGGCAGTGTAAATTACTCGTGCAAGCTTAAATTTAAAGAGCAATCTATTATAGACAGAAACCCCCATCAG GTTCATGGATTTGTTCAAGACAATAGAACAGGGGAAAAGGTTGCAATGTTGTTTGGAAAGTGGGATGAGGCAATGTACTATGTGCTGGGAGATCCAACCACAAAGCCGAAGGGATATGATCCAGGGACAGAAGCTGTTTTGCTATGGGAAAGGGACAAATCTATAACAAAAACTAGATATAATCTCACACCTTTTGCCATTTCTCTAAATGAAGTGACCCCAGGCCTATTGGAGAAGCTGCCACCAACCGACTCCAGGTTGAGGCCAGATCAGAGACATTTAGAAAACGGGGAATATGAGCTTGCTAATGCCGAAAAGCTCAGACTTGAACAATTACAAAGACAG GCAAGGAAGTTGCAAGAAAGAGGTTGGCAACCGAGATGGTTCCGGAAGGATGAAGAGGGTTGTTATCGTTATGTTGGGGGCTACTGGGAAGCAAGAAAAAAAGCCAACTGGGAAGAGATTCCAGATATATTTGGACAGACTATTGACTTACCTCCTTCCACAGTGGATGAGTAA
- the LOC141660936 gene encoding uncharacterized protein LOC141660936: MQQNFQDALAVCRYVGHPDVFLTMTCNPIWDEILRMMEYLPGCSPINCPDIISRVFKLKLDQLRLDVQKRGHFGKCAGVIFVVEFQKRGLPHIHMLIWLDKDSKKYLKENVDKFVSGEFPDPDLDPVGYAAVKEFMIHGPCGLQNPKSPCMKDMRCIRHYPKRYCDSTTFDSSGFPIYMRRRQHISVNVHNADLDNQWVVPYNRDLLVKKKKKNDDLSDDVVDEINSFFDGRYLCGAESAWRIFGFPIHCRTISVERLPFHLPNQKNCTFRANESLAKVASQEKYRLSKLEAFFLLNTVDHLARNYTYDEIPQHYVWDDKGRQWNKRKRGRQIGRLCYVHHSSGEPWFLRLLLTKVKGPTSFEDIMTVNGMRFTTFKDACKEYGLLDDDREWHEVMSQCAVGGLPPQMRQLFVHIIVNCKVADILDLWNCHWQHMVEDILLKRRHKTNNAKLILNEKQLQFYVLAELNDLLRSVGKSLKNFDQLPQPPDIYLNHGSNNLIIEETCYDTLEMAEHHRRLLSSCNSDQLRVYEAVIEAVNSEAGGLFFVSGSGGSGKTYLWRTLIYRLRSEGRIVLPVATSGIVATLMPGGRTAHSRFKIPIVLDEFSLCNISHDSDIARLIKKTKLIIWDEAPMQHRYAFECLDRSLRDIMKSVHLTKADIPFGGVTVLGGDFRQILHVIPLGNRAEVVSACITRSCLWDTITYFDLKQNMRLKDATSDAELQQLQDFSRWVHHIGEGTTLHDRDDLITLADDEILIPEIFCDV, translated from the exons ATGCAGCAGAATTTTCAGGACGCCCTTGCTGTTTGTAGATACGTTGGCCATCCGGATGTGTTCCTTACAATGACATGTAATCCAATTTGGGATGAAATTTTAAGGATGATGGAATATCTGCCAGGTTGCTCCCCTATTAACTGTCCAGATATTATATCGAGGGTTTTTAAGTTAAAATTGGATCAGTTGCGTTTAGACGTTCAGAAGAGAGGTCATTTTGGGAAATGCGCAGGAG TAATATTCGTTGTTGAATTTCAAAAGCGTGGTCTTCCACACATTCATATGTTGATATGGCTCGACAAAGACTCAAAGAAATATCTTAAAGAAAATGTTGACAAGTTTGTGTCAGGCGAATTTCCTGATCCGGACTTGGACCCTGTTGGTTATGCAGCGGTGAAAGAGTTTATGATCCATGGGCCATGTGGTTTGCAAAATCCAAAATCTCCATGTATGAAGGATATGCGTTGTATTCGCCATTATCCTAAAAG GTACTGTGATAGCACAACATTTGATTCCAGTGGTTTTCCGATCTATATGCGACGCAGGCAACATATTTCTGTTAATGTTCATAATGCAGATCTTGACAATCAATGGGTTGTTCCGTACAACCGTGATTTGTTGGTCAA aaaaaaaaagaagaatgATGATCTGAGTGATGATGTCGTTGATGAGATTAACTCCTTTTTTGATGGTCGTTACTTATGTGGTGCTGAATCTGCCTGGAGAATTTTCGGTTTTCCGATTCATTGTCGGACCATCTCTGTGGAACGTCTTCCATTTCATTTGCCAAACCAAAAAAATTGTACCTTCAGGGCAAATGAGTCATTGGCAAAGGTGGCTTCCCAGGAAAAATACCGTTTGAGCAAGCTGGAAGCCTTTTTCCTGTTGAATACAGTTGATCACTTGGCCAGGAATTACACTTACGATGAGATCCCTCAACATTACGTATGGGATGATAAAGGGAGGCAATGGAATAAAAGGAAGAGAGGCCGTCAAATCGGCAGGCTTTGCTATGTGCACCATAGTTCTGGTGAGCCTTGGTTCCTACGTCTTTTACTGACCAAAGTCAAAGGTCCCACATCTTTTGAGGATATTATGACTGTTAATGGGATGCGATTTACTACGTTTAAAGATGCCTGTAAAGAGTATGGGTTGCTTGACGATGACAGGGAGTGGCATGAGGTCATGTCTCAGTGTGCAGTTGGCGGATTGCCTCCTCAAATGCGTCAATTATTTGTGCACATTATAGTTAACTGCAAAGTAGCTGATATATTAGATTTGTGGAATTGTCACTGGCAGCATATGGTAGAAGATATTTTACTAAAGAGGCGACATAAAACTAACAATGCAAAATTAATTCTCAATGAGAAGCAGCTTCAATTCTATGTTCTAGCTG aGCTGAATGACTTGCTTCGCTCGGTTGGAAAATCATTGAAGAACTTTGATCAGTTGCCACAACCCCCTGACATCTACTTGAATCATGGTTCCAATAATTTAATTATCGAGGAGACATGCTATGACACACTTGAAATGGCTGAGCACCACAGACGGTTGCTTAGTAGCTGTAATAGTGATCAGTTGAGAGTTTATGAGGCGGTCATTGAGGCTGTCAACAGTGAAGCTGGTGGTCTTTTTTTTGTTTCTGGGAGTGGAGGAAGTGGGAAGACGTATTTGTGGCGAACACTTATATACAGATTGAGGTCGGAAGGAAGAATTGTGCTTCCTGTTGCCACATCTGGAATTGTAGCCACTTTAATGCCTGGTGGCCGGACTGCACACTCACGTTTTAAGATTCCAATTGTTCTTGACGAGTTTTCATTATGCAATATATCTCACGACTCTGACATTGCTCGGCTTATTAAAAAGACTAAACTAATTATCTGGGATGAGGCGCCGATGCAGCATAGGTATGCCTTTGAATGTTTGGACCGCTCATTGAGGGATATCATGAAGTCCGTTCATTTGACGAAGGCAGATATTCCTTTTGGTGGAGTAACTGTTCTTGGGGGAGATTTCCGCCAAATCTTGCATGTTATACCACTTGGTAATCGTGCTGAGGTTGTTTCTGCTTGCATTACTAGGTCATGCTTATGGGATACTATAACATATTTTGACCTCAAACAGAACATGAGGCTCAAAGACGCTACTTCCGATGCTGAATTGCAACAACTACAGGACTTTTCGAGGTGGGTGCATCATATAGGTGAGGGTACAACGCTGCATGATAGAGATGATTTAATCACACTAGCTGATGATGAAATTTTAATTCCTGAAATATTTTGTGATGTTTAG